The following are encoded together in the Mesoterricola sediminis genome:
- a CDS encoding Ig-like domain repeat protein, whose protein sequence is MTAFVNGRSGCFQRLARGLMALLAPLAMAWPAAGATVPGELLFVDPGVQDSARLLQGLRPGVEGRRLAPAEASLEGIAARVAGRTGLQALHVVAHGEPGRLLLGRDPLTAATLPRHAAALAALGRSLAPGGSLQVHGCEVAAGGEGEAFLKTLGRLAGVPVAAAAAPLGQGRTWELDRQVGAAARPSPFTAAFQAAYGGRLGTVATPVTLDFNSAAAFSPAPLNGFFGTTDNYLTTYSQSGMTWTLQNVLPGDYFSGLSSFQGMIAPCDSTAYNGGFSGATVTTTLAASATFELKALDLRWTGVASTPDSTLQILGYLGATQVADTGVFDSGASKQNLFQTLNQAGVLSSFVGVTLDRIVIRCRDWFDVDNLQVVANLPTPCANVSSITRQDSAVTAASSVSYLVTFDRAVTGLTASNFDLNPTLTGAAITDVSAKAGTSNAQWVITLNPGTADGTLILRLVNDTGLSTTVCDTLPKAGPAYVIDRTAPAVALGSPSPSSTSTGPVTCTVSYLDANFASCTLSASDITLVATGTAACGSIGVSGSSSTRTVTLGSLSGNGTLGIRVAAGTGTDAAGNTNALSATSATFTVINKLTSTTALVSSVNPTTYGQSVTLTATVTSGATGTVTFMDGASTLGTATLDGSSTASLATSALGGGSHSLTAVYGGDSAYNGSTSSALTQVINPAAPGLALAASPNPSTYGQSVTLTATLSAGVTGTVTFKDGSTTLGTASPNGSGVATLATSTLGGGSHTLSAVYGGDANYSSATATTSLVVQTAATTTSLAGTPNPSTFGQSLTLTAIVTSGATGTVTFKDGATTLGTASLIGGTASFSTSALGGGTHTLTAAYPGDANFAASVSSPVTQVVQPAATTTVLNPTPNPCTYGQAVTLTASVASGDTGTVTFLDGGVTLGSAPLSGGTATLVTSALGGGTHLLTAVYSGSANHGGSTSAQSTLTVNKASFTLPILVGPDPSTYGQTVTVSVSVPADATGTITFRDGGTTVASVPINAGAAFIQTTTLPVGSHSFTAVYSGDANYASVTSGSVTQVVDTAASATSLAATPNPAVYGQTVILTATVSSLATGTVTFKDGATTLGTATLSGGSATFATSALAIGPHTLTAVYGGNANFTGSTSASLALTVGTLPTTTTLAASPNPSTFGAAVTFTATVTSGATGTVTFKDGAITLGTATLSGGTAALTVSTLAGGSHAISAVYGGAATYAPSTASTVTLVVQAAPVIPVLVASPNPATYGQPLTLTATLPIGATGTVTFKEGATTLGTATVGGGLAAFSPAALGGGSHALTAVYGGDANYAPGTSAPLTLPVAPAASTVTLAVSAQPATYGQDVTFTATLTAGATGTVTFKDGTTTLGAIPANGGTAAFTTRGLRGGDHAIHAEYSGDANFAASNSAATVLTVVPVLPGAPAILSAAAGDGQATVAFTAPDSDGGTAVTAYTVTALVDGAPTLLAARGAASPLTVQGLVNHRAYTFTVTATTGAGDGPASAPSAYAMPGPASKVLLLHDALQGPAGLAAALASRAALGANLAVTAWDTASAAPPALAAFDQVWDLRATSALGAGDAALFQAYVRGGGVLALLGGLGSPRNDGIAALASDLGGGTIRTADGDGAVQALVAPFTGPAGLTSLAFPGSGVFTAWGTGAPVSLDPSGRATGVAWVPGTLALAPKGALLAVLATDPFGPAAAAPADAFVCDLLNHQARLATAAPRILSLGVAAQLNTVTYTVGTSAPVTVSGAPFLPVTVGGAPARAAYVSGSGTTSLVFRYVASPGDNGAAAAGPALRVADATAAVGALRDADGFPARTDLEGLATGTPVIDTAAPAAPVITSVAGRTVTGTAEAGATVRVYLGATLLGTAQADAAGAWTFTLPVNQSGSLTATAADGYGNVSGGSAATTVDTLLPVPQGQDVTVTAGSVAQPITPVIGGGKATALTIAEAPAHGDLTVSGLRFLYTPAAGFWGHDRFTYTATNANGTSAAAEVRIFVQAATPPVIALDAPADGMTTSAVLLTVEGSATSVNGAVTLTLDGAPATVLPSGRFSVPVRLKAGANVLTLTATDVAGLTAQAVRKVTLDLTAPRLEVVAPANGAVVQVPDLTLAGSASAAPGTEGLDSLAGVTWRLNGGAAAPAPLVNGAFAVPLTLATGANTLVVEATSLAGKTARETRTITFGSGVAVAVTDPERDLLLLPDAYLLRGTVASDAPPVTVTVSLGGRTWTPAVQNGAFSVRLPLDGYQDWCAVVSATDALGRRADTARHLVRAAATTPALYTMADALRAFQIANGLVTPTAEDLARFDLAPWANGVSRPDGVIDLQDAVLVLWAASGHSLLP, encoded by the coding sequence ATGACAGCTTTCGTGAACGGTCGATCCGGATGTTTCCAGCGCCTCGCGAGGGGCCTGATGGCCCTCCTGGCGCCCCTGGCGATGGCCTGGCCTGCCGCTGGGGCGACGGTCCCGGGGGAGCTCCTCTTCGTGGACCCGGGGGTCCAGGACAGCGCCCGCCTCCTGCAGGGCCTGCGGCCCGGCGTGGAGGGCCGGCGGCTGGCCCCGGCCGAAGCCTCCCTGGAGGGAATCGCGGCCCGGGTGGCCGGACGAACGGGTCTCCAGGCCCTCCACGTGGTCGCCCACGGGGAGCCCGGCCGGCTCCTCCTGGGCCGGGATCCCCTCACGGCCGCGACCCTGCCGCGCCATGCCGCGGCCCTGGCGGCCCTGGGCCGGAGCCTGGCCCCGGGCGGTTCGCTCCAGGTGCATGGGTGCGAGGTGGCCGCCGGCGGGGAAGGGGAGGCCTTCCTGAAGACCCTGGGGCGCCTCGCAGGCGTCCCCGTCGCCGCCGCCGCCGCGCCCCTGGGCCAGGGCAGGACCTGGGAGCTGGATCGGCAGGTGGGCGCCGCGGCCCGGCCCTCGCCCTTCACGGCCGCCTTCCAGGCCGCCTACGGCGGCCGCCTGGGCACCGTGGCCACCCCCGTCACCCTGGACTTCAACTCGGCCGCCGCCTTCAGCCCCGCGCCCCTCAACGGTTTCTTCGGGACGACGGACAACTACCTGACGACCTACAGCCAGAGCGGCATGACCTGGACCCTCCAGAACGTGCTGCCCGGCGATTACTTTTCGGGCCTCTCCAGCTTCCAGGGCATGATCGCCCCCTGCGACAGCACCGCCTACAACGGGGGCTTCAGTGGGGCCACCGTCACCACGACCCTGGCGGCCAGCGCCACCTTCGAGCTGAAGGCCCTGGACCTGCGCTGGACGGGCGTCGCCTCGACCCCGGATTCGACCCTCCAGATCCTCGGGTACCTGGGGGCCACCCAGGTGGCGGACACGGGGGTCTTCGACAGCGGGGCGAGCAAGCAGAACCTGTTCCAGACCCTCAATCAGGCCGGGGTCCTGTCCTCCTTTGTGGGCGTGACCCTCGACAGGATCGTCATCCGCTGCCGGGACTGGTTCGACGTGGACAACCTCCAGGTCGTGGCGAACCTGCCGACCCCCTGTGCCAACGTCTCCTCGATCACCCGCCAGGACAGCGCGGTCACCGCGGCTTCCAGCGTCAGCTACCTGGTCACCTTCGACCGGGCGGTGACGGGACTCACCGCCTCCAACTTCGATCTCAACCCGACCCTCACCGGCGCCGCCATCACCGACGTGAGCGCCAAGGCGGGTACCAGCAACGCCCAGTGGGTGATCACCCTGAACCCGGGCACGGCCGACGGGACCCTGATCCTGCGCCTGGTCAACGACACGGGCCTGAGCACCACGGTCTGCGACACCCTGCCCAAGGCCGGCCCGGCCTACGTCATCGACCGGACCGCGCCCGCGGTGGCCCTCGGTTCCCCCAGTCCCAGCTCCACCTCGACGGGGCCGGTGACCTGCACCGTCTCGTACCTGGACGCCAACTTCGCATCCTGCACCCTGTCGGCGAGCGACATCACCCTGGTCGCCACCGGCACGGCCGCCTGCGGGTCCATCGGCGTCTCCGGCTCCAGCTCCACCCGGACGGTGACCCTCGGCAGCCTCTCGGGGAACGGGACCCTGGGCATCCGCGTCGCGGCCGGCACCGGCACGGACGCGGCCGGCAACACCAATGCCCTGTCCGCCACCAGCGCCACCTTCACGGTGATCAACAAGCTGACGTCCACGACGGCGCTGGTCTCCAGCGTGAACCCCACCACCTACGGGCAGTCCGTGACCTTGACGGCCACCGTGACCTCGGGCGCCACCGGCACGGTCACCTTCATGGACGGCGCCTCCACGCTGGGCACGGCCACTCTGGACGGATCCAGCACCGCCAGCCTCGCGACCTCCGCCCTGGGCGGCGGGAGCCACAGCCTCACGGCGGTCTACGGGGGCGACAGCGCGTACAACGGCTCGACCTCCTCGGCCCTCACCCAGGTGATCAACCCCGCGGCGCCGGGGCTCGCCCTCGCGGCCAGCCCCAACCCGTCCACCTACGGGCAGAGCGTCACCCTCACCGCCACGCTCAGCGCGGGGGTCACCGGGACGGTCACCTTCAAGGACGGGTCCACGACCCTGGGCACCGCCAGCCCCAACGGCTCCGGCGTCGCCACCCTCGCCACCTCGACGCTGGGCGGCGGCAGCCATACCCTTTCCGCCGTCTACGGCGGGGACGCCAACTACAGCTCCGCCACGGCCACCACCTCCCTGGTGGTCCAGACGGCGGCGACGACCACCTCCCTGGCCGGGACCCCCAACCCCTCCACCTTCGGCCAGAGCCTCACCCTCACGGCGATCGTGACCTCCGGGGCCACCGGGACGGTCACCTTCAAGGACGGGGCCACGACGCTGGGCACGGCCTCCCTCATCGGCGGCACCGCCTCCTTCAGCACCTCCGCCCTGGGCGGCGGCACCCACACCCTCACCGCCGCCTACCCCGGCGACGCCAACTTCGCCGCCTCCGTCTCCAGCCCGGTCACCCAGGTGGTGCAGCCGGCGGCGACCACCACGGTCCTGAACCCCACCCCCAACCCCTGCACCTACGGCCAGGCCGTGACCCTCACGGCCAGCGTGGCCTCCGGGGACACCGGCACCGTCACCTTCCTGGACGGCGGCGTGACCCTGGGCAGCGCCCCGCTTTCGGGCGGCACGGCCACCCTCGTCACCTCGGCCCTGGGCGGCGGCACCCACCTCCTGACGGCGGTCTACAGCGGCTCCGCCAACCACGGCGGCTCCACGTCCGCCCAATCCACCCTGACGGTCAACAAGGCCTCCTTCACCCTGCCGATCCTCGTCGGTCCCGACCCGAGCACGTACGGCCAGACCGTGACGGTCTCGGTGAGCGTTCCCGCCGATGCCACCGGCACGATCACGTTCCGGGACGGCGGCACCACCGTCGCCAGCGTCCCGATCAACGCGGGCGCGGCCTTCATCCAGACGACCACCCTCCCCGTGGGGAGCCACTCCTTCACGGCGGTGTACAGCGGTGACGCCAACTACGCGAGCGTCACCTCGGGCTCCGTCACCCAGGTGGTGGATACCGCCGCCTCCGCAACGAGCCTGGCCGCAACCCCCAATCCGGCGGTGTACGGCCAGACGGTGATCCTGACGGCTACGGTCTCCAGCCTGGCCACGGGCACGGTCACCTTCAAGGATGGGGCCACCACCCTGGGCACCGCCACGCTTTCGGGCGGCTCGGCCACCTTCGCCACCTCCGCCCTGGCGATCGGCCCCCACACCCTCACCGCCGTCTATGGCGGGAACGCCAATTTCACCGGGTCGACCTCGGCCTCCCTGGCCCTGACGGTGGGCACCCTCCCCACCACCACGACCCTGGCCGCCAGCCCCAATCCGTCCACCTTCGGCGCTGCCGTGACCTTCACAGCCACGGTGACGTCCGGCGCCACGGGCACGGTGACGTTCAAGGATGGAGCCATCACCCTCGGCACGGCCACCCTCAGCGGGGGGACCGCCGCCCTCACGGTGTCCACCCTGGCCGGCGGCAGCCACGCGATTTCCGCGGTCTACGGGGGGGCCGCCACCTATGCGCCGTCCACCGCCTCGACGGTCACGCTGGTCGTTCAGGCGGCCCCGGTCATCCCCGTCCTGGTCGCCTCCCCCAACCCGGCCACCTACGGCCAGCCCCTGACCCTCACGGCCACCCTTCCCATCGGGGCCACCGGCACCGTGACCTTCAAGGAAGGCGCGACCACCCTGGGCACGGCCACGGTCGGCGGCGGCCTCGCCGCCTTCAGCCCCGCCGCCCTGGGCGGGGGCAGCCATGCCCTCACGGCGGTCTACGGCGGGGACGCCAACTACGCCCCCGGGACCTCCGCGCCCCTGACCCTCCCGGTGGCGCCCGCCGCCTCCACCGTCACCCTGGCGGTGTCGGCACAGCCCGCCACCTATGGCCAGGACGTCACCTTCACTGCCACCCTGACGGCCGGGGCCACGGGCACCGTGACCTTCAAGGACGGAACGACCACCCTGGGCGCGATCCCGGCCAACGGCGGGACGGCGGCCTTCACGACCCGCGGCCTGCGGGGCGGGGACCATGCCATCCACGCCGAGTACTCGGGCGACGCGAATTTCGCGGCCTCGAACTCCGCGGCCACCGTCCTGACGGTGGTCCCGGTCCTCCCCGGCGCCCCCGCAATCCTGTCGGCCGCGGCCGGCGATGGCCAGGCCACCGTGGCCTTCACGGCGCCCGACAGCGATGGCGGCACCGCCGTCACCGCCTACACCGTCACGGCCCTGGTGGACGGCGCGCCGACCCTGCTCGCCGCGCGGGGCGCCGCCTCGCCCCTGACGGTCCAGGGCCTGGTCAACCACCGGGCCTACACTTTCACGGTCACCGCGACCACCGGCGCCGGGGACGGCCCGGCCTCGGCGCCGTCGGCCTACGCCATGCCGGGGCCCGCCTCCAAGGTCCTGCTCCTCCACGATGCCCTCCAGGGTCCGGCCGGGCTCGCGGCCGCCCTGGCCTCCCGGGCCGCCCTGGGCGCCAACCTGGCCGTCACGGCCTGGGACACCGCCTCCGCGGCCCCGCCCGCCCTCGCCGCCTTCGACCAGGTCTGGGACCTGCGCGCCACCTCCGCCCTCGGGGCGGGGGACGCGGCCCTGTTCCAGGCCTACGTGCGGGGCGGGGGCGTCCTCGCCCTCCTGGGCGGCCTCGGTTCGCCCCGCAACGACGGCATCGCGGCCCTGGCCTCGGACCTGGGCGGCGGAACGATCCGCACCGCGGACGGGGATGGCGCCGTCCAGGCCCTGGTGGCCCCCTTCACGGGACCCGCCGGCCTGACGTCCCTCGCCTTTCCGGGATCGGGGGTCTTCACGGCCTGGGGCACGGGCGCACCCGTCTCCCTCGACCCGTCGGGCCGCGCCACGGGCGTGGCGTGGGTTCCCGGCACCCTGGCCCTGGCGCCCAAGGGCGCCCTTCTGGCCGTGCTGGCCACCGATCCCTTCGGTCCGGCCGCCGCGGCGCCGGCCGACGCCTTCGTGTGCGACCTGCTCAATCACCAGGCCCGCCTCGCCACCGCGGCGCCCCGGATCCTCAGCCTCGGGGTGGCCGCGCAGCTGAACACCGTGACCTACACCGTGGGCACCAGCGCCCCCGTCACCGTCTCGGGCGCGCCGTTCCTGCCCGTGACCGTGGGCGGCGCCCCGGCCCGGGCCGCCTACGTCTCCGGCAGCGGCACCACGTCCCTGGTCTTCCGCTACGTGGCCAGCCCAGGCGACAACGGCGCCGCCGCCGCGGGCCCGGCCCTGCGCGTGGCGGACGCCACGGCCGCCGTGGGCGCCCTCCGGGACGCGGACGGGTTCCCGGCCCGCACCGACCTGGAAGGCCTGGCCACCGGAACGCCGGTCATCGACACCGCCGCGCCCGCGGCCCCCGTCATCACGTCGGTGGCGGGGCGCACGGTGACGGGCACCGCCGAAGCCGGGGCCACCGTCCGGGTCTACCTGGGCGCGACCCTCCTGGGCACCGCCCAGGCGGATGCCGCTGGGGCCTGGACCTTCACCCTCCCCGTGAACCAGTCGGGCAGTCTCACCGCCACCGCCGCCGATGGCTACGGGAACGTGAGCGGCGGGTCCGCGGCGACGACGGTGGATACCCTCCTCCCCGTGCCCCAGGGCCAGGACGTCACCGTGACGGCCGGCAGCGTCGCCCAGCCGATCACCCCGGTGATCGGGGGCGGGAAGGCCACCGCCCTCACGATCGCCGAGGCACCCGCCCACGGCGACCTGACGGTGAGCGGCCTGCGCTTCCTCTACACGCCCGCGGCCGGCTTCTGGGGCCATGATCGCTTCACCTACACGGCCACCAACGCCAACGGCACGTCCGCGGCGGCGGAGGTGCGGATCTTCGTGCAGGCGGCCACGCCGCCGGTGATCGCCCTGGACGCCCCCGCGGACGGGATGACCACCTCCGCCGTCCTCCTCACCGTCGAGGGGTCGGCGACCAGCGTCAATGGGGCCGTGACCCTCACCCTGGACGGCGCGCCCGCGACGGTGCTCCCCTCCGGCCGCTTCAGCGTGCCCGTGCGCCTCAAGGCCGGGGCGAACGTCCTGACCCTCACGGCCACGGATGTGGCCGGGCTGACGGCCCAGGCGGTCCGGAAGGTCACCCTGGACCTCACCGCGCCCCGGTTGGAGGTCGTGGCTCCCGCCAACGGGGCCGTCGTCCAGGTTCCCGACCTGACGCTGGCGGGGTCGGCCTCCGCCGCTCCGGGCACGGAAGGTCTGGACAGCCTGGCCGGGGTGACATGGCGCCTGAATGGCGGCGCCGCTGCTCCCGCCCCCCTGGTCAATGGGGCCTTCGCCGTCCCCCTGACCCTGGCGACCGGCGCCAACACGCTGGTGGTGGAGGCCACCTCCCTGGCCGGCAAGACGGCCCGGGAGACCCGGACGATCACCTTCGGCTCCGGGGTTGCCGTCGCGGTGACCGACCCGGAGCGGGACCTGCTGCTCCTGCCGGACGCCTACCTGCTGCGGGGGACGGTCGCCTCCGACGCGCCGCCGGTGACGGTGACCGTCAGCCTCGGCGGGCGCACCTGGACCCCCGCGGTCCAGAACGGCGCCTTCTCCGTGCGGCTCCCCCTGGACGGGTACCAGGACTGGTGCGCGGTCGTCTCCGCCACCGACGCCCTGGGGCGGCGCGCGGACACGGCCCGGCACCTGGTGCGGGCCGCCGCCACGACCCCGGCCCTGTACACGATGGCCGACGCCCTGCGGGCCTTCCAGATCGCCAATGGTCTGGTGACCCCCACCGCCGAGGACCTGGCCCGCTTCGACCTGGCCCCCTGGGCCAACGGCGTGTCCAGGCCCGATGGGGTGATCGACCTCCAGGACGCCGTCCTGGTGCTCTGGGCCGCCTCCGGCCACAGCCTCCTGCCCTGA